The region TTTAGGAGTTCTGAAAATAAGGGTGACGACACCTGACTCAGCGGAGCACAAACAGTTTCCCAATTGTGAAgtttaaaggtcaaaggtctaGGGGTCTTTGGAAAAAGATTTAATGCCATTTTGGGCCCATTTGGGGCCATTCTGGGTGgagttttcttgtttttctgcgTTTCCTTCTGGTCCTCCAGAGTAAAGACATCACGTtctaactgctgctgctgctgcgcatGATTTGATGATGGGTTGGAATGAATGAAGACGTTTCTCTCTTCAGTTATAGCTAAAAGGTGTGACGTGAACAACGGCGACTGTGCGCACTTCTGCGAGCCGCTGGGAGCCTTTGGAGCCAAATGCAGCTGTGCTACTGGATACAGAGTAACAGATGACGGGCTTGACTGCCAACCAGAAAGTATCTGCCTCTTTATTTCGATTAACCCTGTGCTGGGATGTGGTGACAGTGGCGTCTAAGTTCacatttctcctgtttttttaaccacacCAGCTGAATTCCCCTGTGGGAAAACAGCGCTGATGCAGGTGAACTCAGCTTTCAGGAGAACCCTGCTTGGCCGACTGGATTCCAGCCTGGAGAACGACACCGCGCCGGACAACGTCAGCACCTCACCGTGGCCTCCCTCCACCCCAGCCACCACCCCAGCACCCTTCCTGCTCTATAACATCTCCGCAGACGACAAGTCTGGCGAGACCAACGACACCACGCTTCCCGGAGACGAGGAACCTGAACCTTACAGACGCATTGTTGGTGGAGACTTGGTGATTCCAGGAGAAATTCCATGGCAGGTATTGTGGGACGGAGGCACTGGTACAGGACATGTGTGAAGAGAGATGACGGCTCTTCTTGTGTCTGATTTGCTCAGGTCGCCTTGATGCAGCGTTCCACTGGCGAGGTGTTCTGCGGTGGCTCCATTCTCAGCGAACGCTGGGTTatcactgctgctcactgccTGCTGGAGGAAAAAGTCTCATTCTACATCAGAGTGGGTGAGTTACATTACTTTGGCCTAGAATCTAATCAGACCTATTCTGGGCCAATGTTGGTGGTCAAATCATTACACATTTCCCAGCTGTGGGCTGAAAAAAGCATTATTCGTTTACCATGCTTTCAATAGATCAATaatctcctctctccctctgcaggagAACACACCTTGAGCATCCAGGAGGGCACAGAGCAGAATTATGATGTTTTGGAGCAGCATCTGCACCCACTCTACAACGCCAGCATAAGCTTGTACGATCATGACATTGCCCTGATTTACCTCAAAAGCCCCATCGCCTTCTCCGCAAACGTCCGGCCCATCTGCATAGGGCCCAGGGCTTTCACGGAGTTCCTCATAAAGTCGTACTCCCCGGCGAGAGTCAGCGGCTGGGGGCGGACGCGCTACCTGGGACTGACTGCAGACAGCTTGCAGAAGGTGGACGTTCCCTTCACCATTAGGACCGAGTgcaagcacagcagcagcaacaggatcACGCCCTACATGTTCTGTGCAGGGTATAAGGACGAGGCCAAAGACGCCTGCCAGGGCGACAGTGGGGGCCCCCACACCAACAGCATTCGTGACACATGGTTCCTGACTGGCATCGTGAGCTGGGGGGAGGAATGTGCAAAGGAAGGGAAATATGGCGTGTACACCCGCGTGTCTCTGTATTACCACTGGATAAAATACGTCATGGGATCAACCAAAAAGAGGCTGGCGTTCGATGTGGAAAACCCAGATGAATAGATTTTACAGTCGTGTTGAATGTGCCGTCGTAGGTTGGAAGTaagtttaattttaattagTAAAGGGCCCACAAGTCAGGAGTGAAGCTTTAAATGCCACTAAACcctttattaaaaacaggaaaactgtGGCgcaataataacagtaataggAATTCATCCCAATGCATGGATTTCAAAAATTCACAGATTCaaacattgttttatttgtaTGTTATAAAGGTTTTTATTGTATAAAATATATCATGCAATTAAATAACATAGTCTTGATATTACTTCCATCTGCTGGTAAGAGACTGTATTACAAGTTCCGGGAGTTAATGCCAGAAAAGAGAACAGATTGTTTATATGTGCTTTTGAGATATTCCAAAATAAGTTCATTGTTttaagattatatatatatgaggTACATAAAATTTCAGAGAAAACAAAACTATACACACCTCAAATATAATTCCTCAAATACCAACAGTGGCTTTAATGAATCTGTGATGAAAAAGAACCAAGTTTTCACATTTTATGATACAAAATGACGAGATTGTTTCAAGCTTAAGAAACAGAGAGGTCTCACTTTTACTCTCACAAAGTAGAACAAACACTTTATCAGATGAAGCCAGCTCACAACAGTGCTCATTGCCATGCATATTCGTATTAAGGAAGCATTATATTTGGTTCAAAGGGATATAATCTTTTCAAGCAGGGCTATTTTTAGTTTACAACATAAAAAAATTTGTGCAAAGTCTGCCACATTCTGGATTAAAATGATTAACAGTAAGTCCTATGCCATACAAATATTGTACATTTATTTAATCGCAAGCACAACATTGCTGCCTTAAATGCATGGAGTAGTCGTTTTTTTGGAGCGTTGCACAGGCGGTTCACAATGTGACCAAGCtgacagcaaaataaataaatcaacaagGTAGGAAATGTGTAGCgctcagcagctcctgctgctttcCACACTCATATCCATATCAAAGAGGGCATCAAAGGCAACGTTCCGACTGGGGCCTTAATTTGATGTGGTAAATTTATATAAGTTCGCAATCAATATTTAATTATGCGTTCAGCGTGGAGGGTATATTTCACTTTGGCTTTATGATCCCTTTTAATGGGAAATGGGAGATTTACAGAGCAGTAATGGTGAGGAGGAAACCATCTGTAAACAGCAAAATCTCCTGGTTTGTTTCACTCCTCGGTGTCTCCGTAAGGCTCCTAAAGCATTCAGAAGAGAATGACAGCTTCACACCCACCGAGGAAGACGGTATTATCAGTAGTCCTCATGGAATTACAGCGCTGTCAACTCAACCACCCAAACACGCCACATATCTGAGGATAAATTAGGAAAGGATGGTACCAGCATGAGAGGACTAAATGCCCTGCAAGGCGGGAACGgtaaggcagcagcagcagcagcagcagcagcagcagcagcagcgagggaAGCACCAAACGCATCCATTCAAGTACAACGACAGGTTAAAGTGCATGTTTAACAGTAGATTTTTCAAACAAGCatgaagtgggggggggaagGCATTAGGGCGCGGCACAGTTTGGCAAAAAGgtgcacaaagacacaaaaaacacTTGAGATGAGTGAACTCCACAAAGGCTGAGGTCAGACATGAGATCAAAAATATGGTTTCTATGTAGAAAAGTCTAATGGTTCTAAAGAACGCCGGGACACCATCAGcccagcagagacacacaggacaCGCTCAGTCATAAAATAATCAAATCCGGACCACAAAGTGATATTAGGAGGGATGAAGAGGTTTGAGGGGGGGTCCACAGCCACACATCGTCTCTACAGTACAGAACGCATCGTAAAAGGTTAAGATGCTCCATGACGAGAGTAGAATTATCTGCTGTTGAATGTCAGCATCATCCGTTCCTGAGTCTTTGTGCTGCGGCCTCACAGCTGAAGATTGAGCTGACGGCTCCAGTTCAGCCTGTTCCTCCAGCGTGTTCAACATCCACAGGAAAACATCACGTTCACACTCGGGCCTTTCTTCTCTACGGGGAGCTGAGCTTTCTGGATTTTAGGTTCCTTGTCTCTGCGATGCAATACACAGAAGTTCAAAaggaaaagttaaaaaacaacatatCTGGTTGATTATGGCGCCTTTCTTTCTTACCCCCTGGTCTGATGGGGCGCATCCAGCCGCTGTGTCTTCTGATCAGAGGCAGTCTGGCAGCTGGGATGGAGCCCTCCTGTCGCCCACTCAGATTTTTCaccaacctggagaagagaaaaacatcagGAAACAGTGAAAGAGCGACgccatttattttcatttacttGTTCATTTGCACTGATAGCTAACTGCCCCTCAGAGAACAGACTAATTCTGGTTCGTTTACCGTCATGTGTCCCGTGCTGACAGGCTGCGCACTCACCAGCGTCCCTCGGCATCCTCGCTCTTCAGCTGAATGACGTCCCCAGATTTGATGGCGATGCTGTCAGGATGGTTCTGAAGACAGTCAGACAAAGCCACATACCTGCCCGGAGCCTGAAAGTAAAAAGTATGACAATGACAATCCAGTCTGTGTCGAATAAAAACATTGGATCATTTTTgtaggaaataaaagaaacggCGGGGGGATACAAATAGCTTTATGTCTGTTTTTGCTGCCTGTGATCTCAATAGAGTTTCTTAATATTTGATGGACAAAGAGAGTTCATCAGTGTTGTTCAAAGCACTCACAAAACTGTGAAATAATCACTCCCATTATTCCATGATTATGCATGTGTATGGTAAAAATCCTATAAAGACGCCATCATTTAAGAATTTTAATACAGTTTAGATATAATATCAGTTGTTTAATTGGTAGTAAATGCctgtaaaaaggaaaaatatcgAAATGTCAAAGTAAAAATCTAAAAGCAAATGTAAAACCTGAATAAACAGCACCATCTCCTGTCCATAAGGCGGTATTGCATTAAAATTAATGATGTGTGTTGATTATTGAATTTTGACTTTGTCTTCAAATTCAAACCACGGAAACATTcttaacaaaaaaaatatggTCTCACCAGCTGCACCaaaacctcctcctccatgtcagACGGATGAAAAACGTCCTGACCTCCAGACCAGTCCTCCAGACCCTCGCAGATGTCTGCCGAGTGGTGAGGTCCTGGCCAACCTGGAACCATTGAGTGCTTAGACTATACCAGGCACTAAAGTCCTCACTCTACAGCTCCCAGGCATAATGTAGATACTTAGTAACTGTATCAACATTCTTAAAAAACCCTTGTCACTTACTGGGAAATTAACAAGAACGTTGAATCAAAACCTAATCTCAGTAGTTGGGCTCTGTTCCCCAAAATCCCTCGTTGGTTCTTCAGCTCAAAATATACCTGAACTGCTGATGAGGGGGAAACGTCAAATATCTGCATCAGATTAGGaagacaataaataaaaaaaaatatgcaaaaaaaaagactctaCCACAGTTTCTGTGTCTAGTTACTAAGTATCTACGGTGGGACAAGTGTGCATGGAACTGGTGGGACTCACTCCTGCGGTCGTGCTGCTGTGATTTTGGAGACTGGGCCTGGAGGTCCGGGCTGCTCCTCCCTGACTCCGTGTCCTCGGAGCTCACTGACACCCTCTGCTGCTTGCTGGGGAGAACAGCACGTATCACCAAAATGCTGAACAAAACCGGAAGACCCGCACAGGCTAAAGGTCAATGCCAGATgcctgaccccagatcagtgCCACGTGAAGAACTCCGAGCTGCTTCACGGCAGGTGTTCAGGCAGCAGCCAGGCGGGCAGACACAACAGCCGTGTGCAAACTGGGCAAACAGGGGCTCATTTAAACGGTGTTCAAGTTCCAAATTTAGAGGATGGAGCATTTTTTATACAgtcacatctaaaaaaaaaggatttacagATAAATGAGCTCCATCGAGAAACATAATAAAAGAATCATGAGatgaaaaataacttttttttgctttacgCATCACATGCAAAATTGTAAGTAGGTGCGGAAGAAAGTGATCGTTTGTGGGGGTGTAGGTTAGAGAAGCCATGGAGGAGCTACATACACGGTGTGTCAACGCAgcgaggtggtggtggaggtggtggcggtggaGGTTGGGGGTGGAGGTCAGTTATGAGCCAAAAGAAAGATTCAAATATGATGACTAtcagaaagaaaacagccatTTTCTTTAGTCTGGTTCCCCAAGCTGAGCCAGGTGGGGGTCATGCCAGGCTGAGGCGAGACAATCCAGGCTGAGTTTACCACCGATCGTTAGGGAGGGTCAGTGGCGCTGGGCGAGGCGGCGGGGCCGCGGGAGCGGGCGCTGCCGGGGGCTTCGGGGACAGGGACTTTGGGAACGCAGGCAAAGAAAGACGTTGGCTGACAGCGAGAGAAAGTCCAGCCGTGGCAGGCAGCCACTGGGAGCCCCTCTGGACGGCCGCACGGCCCTGCAGGTGTGGATGGGAGGAGTcggggagaggtgggggggctgtgCCTCTTCTCACACcaccacattttcattttcattcatggcCGTGGGAGCTTTTTGGCTGAATAACTGTCAGTTCACGGAACTTCTAATGCATTTTAGTCTTCTGCTAAACATAAATAAGAATCTGTACACTGTTATCAGGTTAACTGCCAACTTAATTCTGCAGTTAGGCAAAGAAAAGACGGATGTTTGTGCGTTGGTAGCCTGCAGCCATGTGCAATAGTGTCGACAGAAAAAGCACAAGACTGACCTCTCGGAGAACGGCGGAGGAGGTTGCACATGTCCCATCAGGTGACTGTGTTGGTACATTTCATCTGTGGACGAGCAAACGATGAGAGAGGGGGCAGAAATCAGGGATGCTGCTCGcttaattaaaatttaaaaagtattggagacagaggacagagctcTGCTGAGGGGCCAGAGCTTTTACCCCAACCTCCTGCTCTCCATGAGGAGCAGCTTAAAGCTCTCAAACATCCATCTTAATGTAACCTAGGAGGTTTGCAGACCTCTGAGGAGCTTCTGCTGATCGGTCAGGATCCTGCGGAGCTCGTGCAGCCAGCTCATCTTCACGTCCACGCTGGGGGCCTGGCAGAGAGAACAAACATGAAGACTTCTCTCCCACTCCTGGTTATCTATCATACCAAGGTTGAGAACCTCTCCCTACCTGAACCACGTACACTTCCTCCCTGCCGCTGTACCAGATCTCAAACTTCTTCTGATCTCCCTTGACGTTCTCTGTGATCCCCACGGCAGTCATCTGCCAGGAGACGCACAGCCTTTACACCCGCACGTACAGATTTACATCATGTCGCACACGGCATCCTGACACAACGCGAGCGTTCGCGCACCTCCGCTCTCTGACTCCTTCCTGCCCACATCCTCAATAATAAATCAAGAGCAGCTGCTGCCGTGACAACGGCTGTGAAGCGTCAACATGGGCAACAAATCTGAGACGTGAGGTCATACAGGAGTACGGTTCTCTCGCCAGCTTGTCTCTCCTGGTTCATTGTCACACTTTTGACAGACACAGAGCCACATTCAGCCAACATATCGTGCACCAGAGTGAAGACATGTGACATTAAAGATGGATACGTGTGGAGACTCCTGCCAACCTTCAGACAGTGTTTGAAGCTGTAGGAGGGCGTCTTGTCGCCTCCGTCTCCGTGCTCCTCCCTCCGTttgcagaacagcagagcccTTTCATATAAAAACAGATGCCTCTGCATCGGCTTGAAGCGAGCCAGCTCCTTCATGCGCGTGGGGCCCCTCTTATGACTGATCCACACGCTGAAGGAGCCCTGCATCAGCACGCGTCCCAGCTCACAGATGTCACCCTGCCAAAGGATGGAAGAGCGTCAGCATCCACACTGCTCGGGCTCTTCACAGCCACACACAGTCTCCACGGTGGCTCCAAACCTCGTATCCTGTGATGGCTATCTGATGCATGGAGTCATTGACGGATTTCAGAAGATCCAGCATGGCTGTCAGCGCCCCCTGGAGTTCAGAGGTCCCCTTGCAGTCTGTGCTATATTTGAGAAGCTCCTAAAAACACAAGTTTGTACAAATTGAggaacacatacagacacaggAGCTGGACCTCGttctttattgtgtgtgtgtgtgatgagacaCAGTGCCAGACCTTGAGCAGCAACTGGTATTTAGTGAGGCGTTGAACTGGTTTCAGTAGGTAGGAGTCCAGGCCCAGTTTGTGCTCCAGCTTTTTTTGGCATTCCTTAAAGGAGAAAGATGCTTACATCCCACAATCAATGTAAGATATGTGTAGAAATTCTGATTTAACCGTATCatagtaaacacacacacacacacacacagatttaggGGTTGTGGGACAAATAGGAGCTCATCTAAAAACTGACCTGAAAGAAGTGACAGTCTGAGAACTGTCTCCACAAGGCATCAGAGCGCAGTTTATTCTGGCAGTAACATTCATACATTTGGAAACACTCTTTCTGAGGGGATTTAAAAAGAGATGAATATGAATAAGTAAGCACCTGGAAACCGGAAAtttaaaaatagagaaaaactACATAATTGAAGGAGTCGTCTCACCCTTTCCAGAAAGCAAGCCCCCACACCTTCGGGAGTTTCTAGGCATCCTTCAAGGTCCTGGAGGAAAATTCTGAAATCCCAGAAGGGTTAAAACCCACAAAAGAGATTTAAAGAGATACAGAAGAGAAAAGGACCAAAACCccatatgtatttattttagatATACAGAGGTACACAACTTCTATTTGAACATTAGGTGGGCCTATAGGTGATGTACGATGCTACCTGCTATGGAAATTGTAGATCTCTGGCATGTTTCCGAAGAGGATGTCTCGCTTGCTGCGGAGGATGGGAGGCAGAAGCCCGATCAGAGCCGGGTTGTCCATCTCAGCCCtgtatcccttcatgtgtgacAATTAGCCATTAATGCAACGACAAGTAATAAAGATTTAGTAATAAATCTGCTTTATGAACAACAAGAAGTCTCTTTCTATTTCCCCCTCACCAGCAGAACCGAGAGCAGCTCGTCCACGTATATTCGTTCCGTATTCAGGAGTTCCCTCATCACGTGACTGAGGTGGACATAGAGGGCGCCAGAGGGCATCGTTAGCACGGAACAAAAAGAATCACAAAATATAGAGCATCAAAAAGCAGCACCGAGGATCAACAGACACCTCCCCCTCACCGCTTCTGCATATCTGggctgtcctccccctccaggcTGTAGGCCACGCAGCTTCGGCTCTCCTGGTAATCGTGAATCACCTCGATCTGAACACACCGGAGACGGACGACACCGACTCTTCCGCTTACGGTCGCAGAACTGATCATGCTGCCAAGCGCGCTGGCAGCCGAATATGACCTGAATATTGATAACAAATGCTTTTGACCTTACTTTTCTGGGATTGGGACTCTTTCGGGAGACTCTCTTCCCCGGCAGAGGGAGATCAAACGTGAATTTCAAACCATCGCCTGCAAAAGGAAGAACATCACTCACCGCAGCAGACGTCCATCAAAGTCCATAATTTACATGCTGCTTGTTTTCATATATTCTGATGAAATCTTTTATAGATTAGAACAGGGCCGTCTTCCCGGTCTTTCCTATTTTTAACACTATACAGCCATAACTGACACATAGGATAATGAGTAGTAATGGGTCCTGTCCTCTAAAGGTGCAGCCAAGATCTGGTACCTATATAAAGATCTAAAGCAGGTGGAATCCACTGTCAAATTCATTTTGATCCTGGCAGCTAGAGACTAACCTCATATTCCAACCTCATCACGTGCCTGCATGTTGCCCTCATCAATAAAACCCAACATTTCCTCTGCGTCTCCGCACACTTTTATTCTGTTTAATCTTTCGTTTTAATGCAGCTACATATCATAAAGGACAAATTCAAATCAACATAAAGCCCACTCATGGCTTTACCATATGCAGGCAGTAGGACAGTCAATGTCTTCAGATAAAACACACCAGATAACACATGCAGCATGAACTGGCTACTCCTCTATATGGTTAGCTTGATGTATCTCCCTGGAGACATCGGGagatgaaagatgctggagctgctgtggaggCCAGGCCGGCTCCCCATGGACTGATTAGTCCTTCGTGCTTGTTTGTAAAGGTAGTCTGCAAACCCCAGTGGCAAACCAAAAACACCTTAGGCTTACTC is a window of Takifugu rubripes chromosome 14, fTakRub1.2, whole genome shotgun sequence DNA encoding:
- the f9a gene encoding coagulation factor IXa, with product MDLFWLPFSCLLLVALQLDYSASGPAPLFLPAEVAGSVLQRPKRANIGVFEEWLEGNLERECLEETCDLEEVREVFEDDEKTMAFWMGYIDGNQCDSNPCLNQGSCEDLLGSYTCTCLPGFAGKDCEIVIAKRCDVNNGDCAHFCEPLGAFGAKCSCATGYRVTDDGLDCQPETEFPCGKTALMQVNSAFRRTLLGRLDSSLENDTAPDNVSTSPWPPSTPATTPAPFLLYNISADDKSGETNDTTLPGDEEPEPYRRIVGGDLVIPGEIPWQVALMQRSTGEVFCGGSILSERWVITAAHCLLEEKVSFYIRVGEHTLSIQEGTEQNYDVLEQHLHPLYNASISLYDHDIALIYLKSPIAFSANVRPICIGPRAFTEFLIKSYSPARVSGWGRTRYLGLTADSLQKVDVPFTIRTECKHSSSNRITPYMFCAGYKDEAKDACQGDSGGPHTNSIRDTWFLTGIVSWGEECAKEGKYGVYTRVSLYYHWIKYVMGSTKKRLAFDVENPDE
- the mcf2a gene encoding proto-oncogene DBL isoform X5; translated protein: MEMASTPVSNCGYQLGLQKMQRCPASFPGNLHLVLVLRPTSFFHRTVTDIGFRFSQEDFMLQMPVVMLSSVTDLLRYIDENQLTSEFGGTLDYCHSDWIVLRTAIESFAVTVKDIAQMLQSFGTELAETELPDDRKDTQHLLETHTAKYRKLKDAIKSVSKEGHHLLLSLETSGKEDDAQWDVRMDWETVQRLYTQLRDMESAFDGFFEKHRLKFHQYLQLLRYEQSFQETEMRLQALMSEERELPVSVSTLAQTEQVLKRFDSLESNAQEVMSQTQIFILHGHQLSAGHHYAMALIMQRCNELRHYCDTLDAALKAKRAHLLQTHQLLLCLGQAQTWCDNGAYLLANQLVDRLQSKEGAQAALQDIEKFLEEAPSMLSSGPDVLAIEYEGVITPQLQTQIAETFEKHVAVQQMIQNRQACLRKLADKHVRPVQLVAPRPENPPRSKSPFSPKHGDGLKFTFDLPLPGKRVSRKSPNPRKIEVIHDYQESRSCVAYSLEGEDSPDMQKRHVMRELLNTERIYVDELLSVLLGYRAEMDNPALIGLLPPILRSKRDILFGNMPEIYNFHSRIFLQDLEGCLETPEGVGACFLERKECFQMYECYCQNKLRSDALWRQFSDCHFFQECQKKLEHKLGLDSYLLKPVQRLTKYQLLLKELLKYSTDCKGTSELQGALTAMLDLLKSVNDSMHQIAITGYEGDICELGRVLMQGSFSVWISHKRGPTRMKELARFKPMQRHLFLYERALLFCKRREEHGDGGDKTPSYSFKHCLKMTAVGITENVKGDQKKFEIWYSGREEVYVVQAPSVDVKMSWLHELRRILTDQQKLLRDEMYQHSHLMGHVQPPPPFSESKQQRVSVSSEDTESGRSSPDLQAQSPKSQQHDRRSWPGPHHSADICEGLEDWSGGQDVFHPSDMEEEVLVQLAPGRYVALSDCLQNHPDSIAIKSGDVIQLKSEDAEGRWLVKNLSGRQEGSIPAARLPLIRRHSGWMRPIRPGETRNLKSRKLSSP